The Phycisphaerae bacterium RAS1 genome includes a region encoding these proteins:
- the rnc gene encoding Ribonuclease 3, with amino-acid sequence MHTATARLEQCQKRIGYQFKNPKLLKAALTHSSVADHRRDSNERMEFLGDAVMGLVVCQELYERLPESMEGDLTKIKSAVVSRRTCADVADRMHLSEALHLGQGMEPGDHLPRSLGAAALEALIAAVYLDGGFLVAREFVLRLMAPDIDAACESQHQFNFKSQLQQFAQRELGATPQYELLDEKGPDHAKCFEIAVTVGRKRFPGAWGPSKKEAEQKAAYSALIALGQLTPDEDDADADAE; translated from the coding sequence GTGCACACCGCCACGGCTCGCCTGGAACAATGCCAGAAACGCATCGGCTATCAGTTCAAGAACCCCAAGCTTCTCAAGGCCGCGCTGACGCATTCCTCCGTCGCCGACCACCGCCGCGACAGCAATGAGCGGATGGAGTTCCTTGGCGACGCGGTCATGGGGCTGGTCGTGTGCCAGGAGCTGTACGAGCGCCTGCCGGAGTCCATGGAGGGCGACCTGACCAAGATCAAGTCGGCGGTCGTGTCGCGGCGTACGTGCGCGGACGTGGCCGACCGCATGCACCTGAGCGAGGCGCTGCACCTGGGTCAGGGCATGGAGCCGGGCGATCACCTGCCGCGCTCGCTCGGGGCGGCGGCGCTGGAGGCGCTGATCGCCGCGGTTTACCTGGACGGCGGGTTCCTGGTGGCGCGCGAGTTCGTTTTGCGGCTCATGGCGCCCGACATCGACGCGGCCTGCGAATCGCAGCACCAGTTCAACTTCAAGTCTCAGCTTCAACAGTTCGCGCAGCGCGAGCTGGGGGCCACGCCGCAGTATGAGCTGCTCGACGAAAAAGGCCCGGATCACGCCAAGTGCTTCGAAATCGCCGTGACCGTCGGGCGCAAGCGATTCCCCGGCGCGTGGGGCCCGAGCAAGAAGGAAGCCGAGCAGAAGGCGGCTTACTCCGCGCTGATCGCCCTGGGTCAGCTTACACCGGATGAGGACGACGCCGACGCTGACGCCGAATAG
- the queF gene encoding NADPH-dependent 7-cyano-7-deazaguanine reductase — translation MPKPTPPAIDTFENPAPQRDYVIRHVAPEFTSVCPVTGQPDFGTLIIAYVPDKSCVELKSLKLYLQSFRQQGIYYEAVTNRILDDLVLLLSPRRITVQSRWRPRGGMRSVITARYKRPPGRTR, via the coding sequence ATGCCCAAGCCGACGCCGCCCGCCATCGACACGTTCGAGAACCCGGCTCCGCAGCGCGACTATGTCATCCGGCACGTCGCGCCGGAGTTCACCAGCGTCTGCCCGGTCACGGGCCAGCCCGACTTCGGGACGCTCATCATCGCCTACGTACCGGACAAATCCTGCGTCGAGCTGAAGAGCCTCAAGCTCTACCTCCAGTCCTTTCGACAGCAGGGCATCTACTACGAGGCGGTCACCAACCGCATTCTCGACGACCTGGTCCTGCTGCTGTCGCCGCGGCGAATAACCGTGCAATCACGCTGGCGCCCGCGCGGGGGCATGCGTTCGGTCATAACTGCCCGGTACAAGCGGCCGCCCGGCCGAACGCGGTAG
- a CDS encoding FG-GAP repeat protein translates to MTRFALTGSAVLLMLAVDAFAQVQLKSKEDLTSGDATAVAVGDFNGDGALDFVVAYQETSELQVFLGDGAGAFTGQDVIALPDNSRPVAIVAFQNGPELGLGVALEGTDQVGVLDGNGDGTFGAAATVAVGDSPVDLVAADIDGGNGLDLVVVSQNDDSVTVVVKQDDGTFIAGAPISMQAADALEARPRGVAVGDLNGDSRADIITANFDRNVAAVRLQGVGGVFGDVTTFAVGTDPLDVIAVDLNEDTNLDLAVANSNTDDVSILLGTGDGTFGAAASFAAGNRPEDLIAGDFDGDGAIDLATANFENDEISVLLGNNEGGFAEPDTFKSGSGPTALAAGEFTGDEKTDFLTTNQEANTVSFLASGTDEDGNGNDNGGTDDIPACGAGCGPMGLAPFAFMLLGIVSLKRQIRASRS, encoded by the coding sequence ATGACACGATTCGCGCTCACCGGCTCCGCCGTGCTGCTGATGCTCGCCGTCGACGCATTCGCACAGGTGCAATTGAAGTCCAAGGAGGACCTGACCTCCGGCGACGCCACCGCCGTCGCCGTCGGTGATTTCAACGGCGACGGAGCACTGGACTTCGTCGTCGCCTACCAGGAAACCAGCGAGCTACAGGTGTTTCTCGGCGACGGCGCGGGGGCATTCACAGGGCAGGATGTCATCGCCCTGCCTGACAACTCGCGGCCGGTTGCGATCGTCGCCTTCCAGAACGGCCCCGAACTGGGCCTGGGCGTTGCGCTGGAGGGGACCGATCAGGTCGGCGTTCTGGACGGCAACGGCGACGGCACCTTCGGCGCGGCGGCGACAGTCGCCGTCGGGGACAGCCCGGTCGACCTGGTCGCGGCGGACATCGACGGCGGAAACGGGCTGGACCTGGTCGTTGTCAGTCAGAACGATGACTCCGTCACGGTCGTCGTCAAACAGGACGACGGCACGTTCATCGCGGGTGCGCCGATTTCCATGCAAGCCGCGGACGCCCTCGAAGCCCGGCCGCGCGGCGTCGCGGTGGGCGACCTCAACGGCGACAGCCGCGCCGACATCATTACCGCCAATTTTGACCGCAACGTCGCGGCGGTTCGCCTGCAGGGCGTCGGAGGCGTCTTCGGCGACGTGACGACGTTCGCCGTCGGCACCGACCCGCTGGATGTCATCGCCGTCGATCTCAACGAAGACACGAACCTCGATCTGGCGGTGGCCAATTCGAACACCGATGACGTGTCCATCCTGCTGGGCACGGGCGACGGCACGTTCGGCGCCGCGGCGTCGTTTGCAGCCGGCAATCGCCCGGAAGATCTCATCGCCGGCGACTTTGACGGCGACGGTGCGATCGACCTGGCGACCGCGAACTTTGAGAACGACGAAATCAGCGTCCTGCTGGGCAATAACGAAGGCGGCTTCGCCGAGCCGGACACGTTCAAGTCCGGCTCCGGCCCCACCGCGCTGGCCGCGGGCGAGTTTACCGGCGACGAAAAAACGGATTTCCTGACGACCAACCAGGAAGCCAACACGGTTTCGTTCCTGGCCTCCGGGACCGACGAGGACGGAAACGGCAATGACAACGGCGGCACCGACGACATCCCGGCCTGCGGCGCCGGCTGCGGCCCGATGGGGCTGGCGCCGTTCGCGTTCATGCTGCTCGGGATTGTGAGTTTGAAGCGCCAGATTCGCGCGTCGCGCTCCTAG
- a CDS encoding DinB superfamily protein codes for MARWPWFERPFRFDYPASKFPELLERWRGTPARLEERLAGVGDEAAARSDGRGWSIKQNVGHLIDLDYLPVRRLGEILAGEATLVAADLTNRRTNEGDHNARPLADLLADFRRGRMAGAAKFEAVPESDWGRAALHPRLKQPMRIVDILHFDSEHDDYHLGRIAELLRTL; via the coding sequence ATGGCCCGCTGGCCATGGTTTGAGCGGCCGTTCCGGTTCGACTATCCCGCGTCGAAATTCCCCGAGCTGCTCGAGCGCTGGCGCGGCACGCCGGCGCGGCTCGAAGAGCGGCTTGCCGGCGTCGGCGACGAAGCCGCCGCCCGCAGCGATGGCCGCGGCTGGTCGATCAAGCAGAACGTCGGCCACCTGATCGATCTGGATTACCTCCCGGTGCGCCGCCTGGGCGAGATTCTCGCGGGTGAGGCCACGCTGGTCGCGGCCGACCTGACCAATCGCCGCACCAACGAGGGCGACCACAACGCCCGTCCGCTGGCGGATTTGCTGGCCGACTTCCGCCGCGGGCGGATGGCAGGCGCGGCGAAGTTCGAGGCGGTTCCGGAATCAGACTGGGGCAGGGCGGCGCTGCATCCGCGGCTGAAGCAGCCGATGCGGATTGTGGATATTCTGCACTTCGACAGCGAGCATGATGATTATCATCTGGGGCGGATCGCCGAGTTGCTGCGAACGCTGTAG
- the mscK gene encoding Mechanosensitive channel MscK precursor, with translation MSKSRRYPTHRLNHFAAACALACALVFAAGSVAQDTQATTQPASQPAVIELTGGDLTSESVQQQLRQAEGSTEFGETLKAKLIDAYRQTLLQIESAATWNAKAAEFQRLKQEAPEQLALVRARLAAVSEPASRPVSQPAADMPLPQMEQRLAELERDLNDQRAVAQRLENESANRNERRAAIPKRLAETGETVEQVNRELAAVAPADEPPELTLGRRRLLVARRAAILAERKALEEELSCWNARAELLTASRDEARLIASGRERAVEEWARFVQDRRRAEAEEQAALAQREARSSLPAVRSLAEENEQLARRRGEAVAATEAAAAELRKATEESDRLQQQFDEARDKLQKTGRLGGFGPQVRRFRDGLNKQRNEFRRSVAAHTRLAEEIDARSSELAGLRFDPRQSDSHVRKTIETVAPPDREFVAQKVKELLQTRNDYIQALRNAYETQWTMLVRLADAQRSVVNKAQQLGALIDEQAFWLRSAQPLWQARWPDNLIPDAADWAALPRKLIADARANLQIYLAALVCLGILADSRFRAPRALKRIAARVRGAYTDSMRLTIEASLWTGAAALLWPSLLYFAAWRCDAMAGAGEFECGLSFGLRRGASVLLAWLLIRRVSRADGLGAVHFRWAPEALRVVRREFAWSAWIAVPVAFCTAYSELSADDVWRDSVARMIFIAGMLGLAILALRVLHPVSGVPAALLKAAVPSWLSRTRLIWYPLLVGVPLVLAITAAMGYSYTAVQFARRTIATLCITLSVVAVHALAIRAVFVAQRSMAIEQWRKARARVAQEQAERHTGAAPAATLSEDVPIDIGTIGAQTGHLLRSLSVFALLIGGWLIWVDILPAFSFVQRMELWSNVVEIAEGEGAATLVKRVVPVTLADLGLALLVLTITYILTRNLPGLLEITILSRLPLEPAGRYAAATVTRYLLVILGVGIAFSTVGWGWSKIQWLAAGITVGLGFGLQEIFANFVSGLIILFERPIRLGDIVTINNVSGMVTKIRIRATTLLDADRRELIIPNKEFVTGQVSNWTLSDTVQRVIVTVGVAYGSDVRVVADTLQRVAKANRLVLEDPPPMAFFLNFGASTLNFDLRVHVRGVEDMLQAQHELNSAIDAAFREAGIEIAFPQQDVHIRSLPPGGDPAFPIPPRQAAG, from the coding sequence GTGTCAAAAAGCCGCCGCTATCCCACCCACCGCCTCAATCACTTCGCGGCCGCGTGCGCGCTTGCTTGCGCGTTGGTCTTTGCAGCCGGCTCCGTCGCGCAGGACACGCAGGCCACGACGCAGCCCGCGTCCCAGCCGGCGGTGATCGAGCTGACCGGCGGCGACCTCACGAGTGAATCCGTTCAGCAGCAACTACGGCAGGCTGAGGGCAGCACTGAATTTGGCGAGACGCTCAAGGCCAAGCTGATCGACGCCTACCGCCAGACGCTGCTGCAAATCGAATCGGCGGCGACATGGAATGCGAAAGCGGCGGAGTTTCAGCGCCTCAAGCAGGAGGCGCCGGAGCAACTGGCGCTCGTTCGCGCCCGGCTCGCCGCGGTCAGTGAACCCGCGTCGCGGCCGGTCAGTCAGCCGGCCGCGGACATGCCGCTGCCGCAGATGGAACAGCGGCTAGCGGAGCTGGAGCGCGATCTCAACGACCAGCGTGCGGTCGCGCAGCGCCTTGAAAACGAGTCCGCCAACCGCAACGAGCGCCGCGCGGCGATCCCCAAGCGACTGGCCGAAACGGGTGAGACGGTCGAGCAGGTGAATCGCGAGCTCGCCGCCGTGGCGCCGGCCGACGAGCCGCCCGAACTGACACTCGGCCGGCGGCGGCTGCTGGTGGCGCGGCGTGCGGCGATCCTGGCCGAGCGCAAGGCGCTCGAGGAAGAGCTGAGCTGCTGGAACGCGCGTGCTGAACTGCTGACCGCCAGTCGCGACGAAGCCCGGCTGATCGCGTCCGGCCGGGAGCGGGCGGTCGAGGAATGGGCCCGTTTCGTGCAGGACCGACGCCGGGCCGAAGCGGAGGAGCAGGCCGCGCTGGCGCAGCGTGAGGCGCGCTCCAGTCTGCCCGCCGTCCGTTCGTTGGCCGAAGAGAACGAGCAACTGGCGCGCCGCCGCGGTGAAGCCGTGGCCGCGACCGAGGCGGCGGCCGCCGAGCTGCGAAAGGCGACCGAAGAGAGCGACCGATTGCAGCAGCAGTTCGACGAAGCGCGCGACAAGCTGCAGAAGACGGGCCGGTTGGGCGGATTCGGGCCGCAGGTGCGGCGCTTCCGCGACGGCCTCAACAAGCAACGCAATGAGTTTCGCCGATCCGTCGCGGCGCACACGCGCCTGGCCGAGGAGATCGACGCCCGGTCCAGCGAACTGGCGGGTTTGCGGTTTGATCCGCGGCAGAGCGACTCCCACGTCCGCAAGACGATCGAGACGGTCGCGCCGCCGGATCGCGAGTTCGTCGCTCAAAAGGTCAAGGAGCTGCTGCAGACGCGCAACGACTATATCCAGGCGCTACGCAACGCATATGAAACCCAGTGGACCATGCTGGTCCGCCTGGCCGATGCTCAGCGGAGCGTTGTGAACAAGGCGCAGCAACTGGGCGCGCTGATCGACGAACAGGCGTTCTGGCTGCGCAGCGCCCAGCCGCTCTGGCAGGCGCGCTGGCCGGATAACCTCATCCCCGACGCAGCCGATTGGGCCGCGCTGCCGCGAAAGCTGATCGCCGACGCGCGCGCAAACTTGCAGATCTATCTGGCCGCGCTGGTCTGCCTTGGAATCCTGGCCGACTCCCGGTTTCGCGCACCGCGGGCATTGAAACGCATCGCCGCACGCGTGCGCGGCGCCTACACCGACTCCATGCGGCTCACGATCGAGGCCTCGCTTTGGACTGGCGCGGCCGCGCTGCTGTGGCCCTCTCTGCTGTACTTCGCAGCCTGGCGCTGCGACGCGATGGCGGGCGCCGGCGAGTTCGAATGCGGGCTGTCATTCGGCCTGCGCCGCGGCGCATCCGTGCTTCTCGCGTGGTTGCTCATCCGTCGCGTCAGCCGCGCGGATGGTCTGGGCGCAGTTCATTTCCGCTGGGCGCCGGAGGCGCTGCGGGTGGTGCGGCGCGAGTTCGCCTGGTCGGCGTGGATCGCGGTGCCGGTGGCCTTTTGCACGGCCTACTCCGAGCTGAGCGCCGACGACGTTTGGCGCGACTCCGTTGCCCGCATGATCTTCATCGCCGGCATGCTGGGCCTCGCGATTCTGGCGCTGCGCGTCCTCCATCCCGTCAGCGGCGTCCCCGCCGCTCTGCTGAAGGCCGCCGTGCCATCCTGGCTCTCGCGCACGCGCCTGATCTGGTATCCGCTGCTCGTGGGCGTGCCGCTGGTGCTCGCGATCACGGCGGCCATGGGCTATTCGTACACCGCGGTGCAGTTTGCCCGGCGGACGATCGCCACGCTCTGCATAACGCTCAGCGTGGTCGCCGTGCACGCGCTGGCGATCCGGGCGGTCTTCGTCGCGCAGCGTTCCATGGCGATCGAGCAATGGCGCAAGGCGCGCGCCCGCGTGGCGCAGGAGCAGGCCGAGCGGCACACGGGCGCGGCGCCCGCCGCCACGCTCTCGGAGGACGTGCCGATCGACATCGGCACGATCGGCGCCCAGACCGGCCACCTCTTGCGAAGTTTGAGCGTCTTCGCGCTGCTGATCGGCGGCTGGCTCATCTGGGTCGATATTCTTCCGGCCTTCAGTTTCGTGCAGCGCATGGAACTCTGGTCGAACGTCGTTGAAATCGCCGAAGGCGAGGGGGCCGCAACGCTCGTGAAACGCGTCGTTCCGGTGACGCTGGCGGACCTGGGGCTGGCGCTGCTCGTGCTGACGATCACCTATATCCTGACGCGCAACCTGCCCGGCCTGCTCGAGATCACGATTCTCTCCCGACTGCCGCTGGAGCCCGCCGGGCGCTACGCGGCCGCCACCGTGACGCGCTATCTCCTCGTCATCCTCGGCGTGGGGATCGCGTTCAGCACGGTCGGCTGGGGCTGGTCGAAGATTCAATGGCTGGCGGCCGGCATCACGGTCGGCCTGGGATTCGGCTTGCAGGAGATCTTCGCGAACTTCGTCTCCGGCCTGATCATCCTGTTCGAGCGGCCCATCCGCCTGGGCGACATCGTGACCATCAACAACGTCAGCGGCATGGTGACCAAGATTCGCATCCGAGCTACGACGCTCCTCGACGCCGATCGGCGCGAGCTGATCATTCCGAACAAGGAGTTCGTCACCGGACAGGTGTCGAACTGGACGCTCAGCGACACCGTGCAGCGGGTCATCGTGACGGTCGGCGTGGCGTACGGCTCGGACGTTCGCGTGGTCGCGGACACGCTGCAGCGCGTCGCCAAGGCCAACCGCCTGGTGCTGGAGGACCCGCCGCCGATGGCCTTCTTCTTGAATTTCGGCGCGAGCACGCTCAATTTCGACCTTCGCGTGCATGTCCGCGGCGTTGAGGACATGCTCCAGGCGCAGCACGAATTGAACAGCGCCATCGACGCCGCGTTCCGCGAGGCCGGCATCGAAATCGCATTTCCCCAGCAGGACGTGCATATCCGCTCGCTCCCTCCCGGCGGCGATCCCGCCTTTCCGATCCCGCCGCGCCAAGCGGCGGGTTGA